One genomic window of Mucilaginibacter sp. SJ includes the following:
- a CDS encoding nuclear transport factor 2 family protein: MATKEIVQQVIDAFDNNDVEKILSFFADDVKWTMKGSSVTIMNGKNEVEQFLGGMEDVKMVSSTKEHIIVDGNTAAVDGLVRCKDKNGKDMAMYYADIYELENGKVKRVTSYIVDKKE, from the coding sequence ATGGCAACTAAAGAAATTGTACAGCAGGTTATCGACGCTTTTGATAACAATGACGTTGAAAAGATCTTAAGTTTTTTTGCCGACGACGTAAAATGGACTATGAAAGGCTCATCCGTAACTATTATGAACGGGAAGAATGAAGTGGAGCAATTTTTAGGCGGCATGGAAGATGTAAAAATGGTTTCATCAACCAAGGAGCATATTATTGTGGACGGCAACACTGCGGCTGTCGACGGCCTTGTTCGGTGCAAAGACAAAAATGGCAAGGACATGGCTATGTACTATGCCGATATTTATGAGCTTGAAAATGGCAAGGTGAAAAGGGTTACCTCGTACATAGTTGATAAAAAGGAATAG
- a CDS encoding LutC/YkgG family protein, which produces MSREKILAAVKFNQPTAMPLPDMEVLNTLTDVRTDLASKYKTIATAGGSFVYEVSGFDEIKTIINNEFKAGVKVISALNELSDYIYAETVKHEDGHNFADVELTVLRTKLGVAENGALWLTEKDMGSRVLPFIAQHLAVVIGKDDFVPTMAQAYQVIADADYGYGSFISGPSKTADIEQSLVIGAHGPRSLSVFILS; this is translated from the coding sequence ATGAGCCGCGAAAAGATCTTAGCTGCTGTAAAATTTAATCAGCCCACCGCTATGCCGCTGCCAGATATGGAAGTGCTGAATACCCTAACCGATGTCAGAACCGATCTGGCGTCAAAATACAAAACCATAGCTACAGCAGGCGGCAGCTTTGTTTATGAGGTTAGTGGCTTTGATGAGATCAAAACCATCATTAATAACGAATTTAAAGCCGGCGTTAAGGTCATATCAGCCCTTAATGAGCTGAGCGATTACATTTACGCCGAAACCGTGAAACACGAAGACGGCCACAACTTTGCCGATGTAGAGCTAACTGTACTTCGTACTAAACTTGGTGTTGCCGAAAACGGGGCCCTCTGGCTTACTGAAAAGGATATGGGTAGCCGGGTGTTGCCATTTATTGCCCAGCATCTGGCGGTAGTGATCGGCAAAGATGATTTTGTGCCTACCATGGCCCAGGCTTACCAGGTAATTGCCGATGCTGATTACGGCTATGGCTCGTTTATCTCCGGCCCTTCAAAAACTGCTGATATTGAGCAATCATTGGTGATTGGTGCACACGGGCCAAGGAGTTTATCGGTGTTTATACTTTCTTAA
- a CDS encoding DUF4268 domain-containing protein: MPLINPGKLYSKEQATQLKQAFWTAFGQYLKPRLSADGLRTNWVNYKTGIKHLYFKMEADKKSAFIAIEMSHPDADIQQLMFDQFMELKNILNGQLNEEWDWQLHTTDEYGKTVSRIIKTLPGVSVFNQQDWPSLISFFKPRIIALDEFWSVAQYSFDLFR, translated from the coding sequence TTGCCCCTCATCAATCCCGGTAAATTGTACTCAAAAGAACAGGCAACTCAACTAAAACAAGCTTTCTGGACAGCATTTGGACAATACCTCAAGCCCCGGCTTTCGGCCGATGGCCTGCGCACCAACTGGGTTAATTATAAAACGGGTATCAAGCATCTGTACTTTAAAATGGAGGCTGATAAAAAGTCGGCTTTTATTGCTATTGAAATGAGTCATCCCGATGCTGATATCCAGCAATTGATGTTTGATCAATTTATGGAATTGAAGAATATTCTGAACGGCCAGCTTAACGAAGAATGGGACTGGCAGTTGCATACTACTGATGAATATGGCAAAACGGTAAGCCGCATTATTAAAACCCTGCCCGGTGTAAGCGTATTTAACCAGCAGGATTGGCCTTCGCTTATCTCTTTTTTTAAACCACGAATTATTGCGCTTGATGAGTTTTGGAGCGTAGCGCAGTATAGTTTTGATTTGTTTAGATAA
- a CDS encoding lactate utilization protein B translates to MSTAPTKDHPHLAADFNRDEPRVNWHDETLWWVRAKRDIAAHKLPEWELLRETASQIKFNVLSNLSTYLEQFEANAIKNGIIVHWAADATEHNQIVHSLLEQKGITKMVKSKSMLTEECHLNEYLKEQGIDVIDSDLGERIVQLANEPPSHIVLPCIHKKKEEIGDIFHEHLGSAKGESDPKILTETARQHLREVFLTRRAALTGVNFAVAETGEFVICTNEGNADMGAHLAEIHIASMGIEKLIPERKHLGVFLRLLTRSATGQPITTYSSHFSKPQNGTEIHIVIVDNGRSIQLGREEFRNSLKCIRCGACMNTCPVYRKSGGHSYHTAVAGPIGSILAPNLDMKKYADLPFASTLCGSCSNVCPVKIDIHDQLYKWRQVIVKEGYSPKAKTMAMKAMALTLASPTLYRMGGKTGRLVFKYAPFAVNNKLNPWYNQREMPKAPDESFGEWYAKRKGAKNS, encoded by the coding sequence ATGAGTACCGCTCCTACCAAAGATCACCCGCATTTAGCTGCCGATTTTAACCGTGACGAGCCTCGTGTGAACTGGCACGACGAAACCCTGTGGTGGGTACGTGCCAAACGGGACATTGCCGCACACAAGCTTCCTGAATGGGAATTGCTGCGTGAAACCGCATCGCAGATAAAATTCAACGTGCTTTCAAACTTGAGCACCTACCTGGAGCAGTTTGAGGCCAATGCTATTAAAAATGGCATCATAGTGCATTGGGCTGCAGATGCAACCGAACATAACCAGATTGTACACAGCCTGCTTGAGCAAAAGGGCATTACTAAAATGGTAAAAAGCAAATCCATGCTTACCGAAGAATGCCATTTAAATGAATACCTGAAAGAACAGGGCATCGACGTAATTGACTCCGACCTTGGCGAACGCATTGTGCAACTGGCCAATGAACCGCCAAGCCATATCGTACTGCCTTGTATCCATAAAAAGAAAGAAGAAATAGGCGATATTTTCCACGAGCATTTAGGTTCAGCCAAAGGCGAATCGGACCCTAAAATATTGACTGAAACTGCCCGCCAGCATTTGCGTGAGGTATTTTTAACCCGTCGCGCGGCACTTACCGGGGTTAATTTCGCAGTGGCCGAAACAGGTGAGTTCGTGATCTGTACCAATGAGGGTAACGCCGATATGGGGGCGCATTTAGCCGAGATCCATATCGCATCCATGGGCATCGAAAAGCTTATTCCAGAAAGGAAACACCTCGGTGTGTTTTTGCGCCTGCTTACCCGCAGTGCTACCGGACAGCCTATTACTACTTATTCAAGCCATTTCAGCAAACCACAGAATGGTACCGAAATTCATATTGTTATTGTTGATAACGGGCGCAGCATTCAGCTGGGGCGTGAGGAGTTCCGCAATTCATTAAAATGTATCCGTTGCGGCGCTTGTATGAACACTTGCCCGGTTTACCGCAAAAGCGGCGGGCACAGCTACCATACAGCTGTTGCTGGGCCAATCGGTTCTATCCTGGCGCCAAACCTCGACATGAAAAAATATGCCGACCTGCCATTTGCCTCTACCCTATGTGGTTCGTGCAGCAACGTGTGCCCGGTTAAGATAGATATTCATGACCAACTGTATAAGTGGCGGCAGGTGATTGTTAAGGAAGGATATTCGCCCAAAGCCAAAACTATGGCCATGAAGGCCATGGCGTTGACGCTGGCATCGCCTACTTTATACCGCATGGGTGGCAAAACCGGGCGACTGGTATTTAAATATGCGCCGTTTGCGGTAAACAATAAATTAAACCCCTGGTACAATCAACGCGAAATGCCAAAAGCACCCGATGAATCGTTTGGTGAATGGTATGCCAAAAGGAAAGGAGCAAAAAACTCATGA
- a CDS encoding SDR family oxidoreductase, with the protein MKTSQNTVLITGGSAGIGFEIAKQLSAKNNHVIIIGRNQDRLDKAAAQLQNVTAIKADISNAEDVEALTAQVKKNFPQLNVVINNAGAASINDLLTTPNVFENAQTEMFTNYISVIRLNEKLLPVLQQQSEAAIVNVSSIVAFLPGKQTATYSATKAALHSYTISLRAALEDTNIKVFELMPPLVDTEFSAEIGGHNGIPASQVADEFVAGFETNNFEIRVGGTEPFYRLFLSNPAEALKALHQR; encoded by the coding sequence ATGAAAACTTCACAAAATACAGTACTGATAACCGGCGGCAGTGCCGGTATAGGTTTTGAAATTGCAAAACAGCTATCTGCTAAAAATAATCATGTAATTATTATAGGCCGCAACCAGGATCGTTTGGATAAAGCCGCTGCTCAATTACAAAATGTAACCGCAATTAAAGCCGATATATCAAATGCAGAAGATGTGGAAGCATTAACCGCACAAGTGAAAAAAAATTTCCCTCAGCTAAACGTGGTAATCAATAACGCCGGTGCAGCTTCAATCAATGACCTGCTCACTACGCCCAACGTTTTTGAAAACGCGCAAACTGAAATGTTTACCAACTATATTTCAGTAATCCGCCTTAACGAAAAACTGCTTCCGGTTTTGCAACAGCAAAGTGAAGCGGCTATCGTAAATGTATCATCAATAGTTGCCTTTTTGCCAGGTAAACAAACTGCTACCTACTCCGCAACTAAAGCAGCCCTGCACTCATACACAATATCATTACGTGCCGCTTTAGAAGATACCAACATTAAAGTATTTGAGCTGATGCCTCCACTGGTTGATACCGAATTTTCGGCAGAAATTGGCGGACATAACGGAATTCCGGCGTCACAGGTTGCAGATGAATTTGTAGCTGGTTTTGAAACCAACAACTTTGAGATTCGCGTTGGTGGCACCGAACCATTCTACCGCTTGTTCCTGTCAAACCCGGCCGAAGCATTGAAAGCCCTGCATCAGAGATAA
- a CDS encoding TetR/AcrR family transcriptional regulator, whose product MENELSKAERTRQFIIERTASIFNKKGYAGTSLSDLTGATGLTKGSIYGNFKNKEEVAAEVFDYNSAKVRNQVQERIQKAKTYHDKLLVYAQVYHSFSRGDFPAGGCPILNTAVDADDTNPLLKDKAAKAVVRWKTRIETLITEGIETGEFKPGIDITEVALSMIALIEGGIMIAKVTDTPANLDTVLKRVNKLVDELKG is encoded by the coding sequence ATGGAAAACGAATTGTCAAAAGCCGAGCGCACACGCCAGTTCATTATCGAGCGTACCGCATCTATATTTAATAAAAAGGGCTACGCAGGCACTTCCCTGTCTGACCTTACAGGAGCTACAGGCCTTACCAAGGGCAGTATTTACGGCAACTTTAAAAACAAGGAAGAAGTAGCTGCTGAAGTTTTTGATTACAATTCGGCCAAAGTGCGTAACCAGGTACAGGAGCGGATTCAAAAAGCCAAAACTTACCATGATAAGCTGCTGGTTTATGCACAGGTTTATCATAGCTTTTCGCGGGGCGATTTCCCTGCTGGGGGCTGCCCGATATTAAATACCGCCGTTGATGCAGATGATACCAACCCGCTTTTAAAAGATAAGGCCGCCAAGGCAGTTGTGCGATGGAAAACACGGATAGAAACCCTGATAACCGAAGGCATTGAAACCGGCGAGTTTAAACCGGGCATTGATATAACCGAAGTAGCTTTATCAATGATAGCACTGATTGAAGGTGGTATTATGATTGCTAAAGTAACCGATACACCCGCTAATTTAGATACGGTTTTAAAAAGGGTAAATAAACTGGTAGACGAACTAAAGGGGTAA
- a CDS encoding DUF3892 domain-containing protein, protein MASYQVNCIDKSKASGTHEQITHIGYYESLDRPRVVISVAEAIARIEANSQAFYVSTERGKTYLTVVKPENGGKKHLQSLTDRAGIDNLLTLEEV, encoded by the coding sequence ATGGCAAGCTACCAGGTAAACTGTATTGATAAATCCAAAGCATCAGGTACACATGAGCAGATAACCCACATTGGTTATTATGAATCGTTAGACAGACCAAGAGTAGTAATCTCCGTTGCCGAAGCCATAGCCCGCATTGAAGCCAACAGCCAGGCATTTTATGTAAGCACCGAGCGGGGCAAAACCTATCTTACCGTAGTGAAACCTGAAAACGGCGGCAAAAAACATCTCCAATCTCTAACCGACAGGGCGGGTATCGATAACCTGCTAACGTTGGAAGAAGTTTAG
- a CDS encoding DHA2 family efflux MFS transporter permease subunit gives MKKSILIITVIAAAIMELIDTSIVNVALSHMSGNLGATLEDTSWVITAYAIANIIVIPMTSFLTTKLGRRNYYIGSIIAFTFFSAMCGLSSNIWTLVAFRFLQGIGGGALLSVSQAIVFEVYGKERVGIASALFGVGVFLGPTIGPTLGGFITENYSWPWIFYINIPIGIAVTISSLLLVTEPEIKAKVKSVDWWGILLLVIGIGSLQTVLERGETDDWFSAGYIIVLTIIAVISLSTFIWWELTTPNPVIDLRVLRSKSLAVAAILTFVTGFGLFTSVFLTPVLAQRVLLFPPTITGLILLPGAVLAIVGLLFSATLLKKGVSPLIIITAGFVIFISFTWQMSRMNLEAAPGDLVGPLIYRAMGIALLTVPLTALAVSGLEPKDIPQGTALNNMMRQLGGSFGIAVINTYVAQRFGLHRNDLLSNINIFNDQTTARIAKLTNYFGSRGFSSFEAHKKAIAVIDNTINRQSSLLSYLDAYLFSGLIFLLAMPLLFLVINRKKQTRAVVIINDH, from the coding sequence ATGAAAAAAAGCATCCTTATCATTACCGTTATAGCCGCTGCTATCATGGAACTGATAGACACCTCAATAGTAAATGTTGCCCTCTCGCACATGAGCGGTAATCTTGGCGCTACGCTCGAAGATACTTCCTGGGTTATTACAGCTTATGCCATTGCCAACATCATCGTAATACCGATGACCAGTTTTTTAACCACCAAGCTTGGCCGGCGTAATTATTATATCGGGTCTATCATCGCGTTCACTTTCTTTTCGGCCATGTGCGGGCTCTCGTCAAACATATGGACACTGGTCGCTTTCCGCTTTTTGCAAGGCATCGGCGGCGGCGCTCTGTTATCAGTATCTCAGGCTATTGTATTTGAGGTTTACGGCAAGGAACGTGTGGGCATAGCCAGCGCGCTGTTTGGCGTGGGTGTGTTTTTAGGCCCGACTATTGGCCCTACTCTGGGTGGGTTCATTACCGAAAATTATAGTTGGCCATGGATCTTTTACATCAACATCCCTATCGGTATTGCTGTAACTATATCCAGTTTATTGCTGGTCACCGAACCGGAGATCAAAGCCAAAGTAAAAAGTGTAGACTGGTGGGGCATTCTCCTGCTCGTCATCGGCATAGGCTCCCTCCAAACCGTATTGGAACGCGGCGAAACGGACGACTGGTTTTCGGCAGGTTATATCATCGTGCTTACTATAATAGCTGTCATCAGTCTCAGTACTTTCATTTGGTGGGAGCTCACAACGCCTAACCCTGTTATCGATCTTAGGGTGTTGCGAAGCAAGTCGCTCGCCGTAGCGGCTATACTAACATTCGTAACCGGATTCGGGTTGTTTACGTCGGTATTCCTAACACCTGTACTGGCTCAAAGGGTGCTCCTGTTCCCGCCAACTATTACGGGGCTTATTCTGTTGCCCGGCGCGGTACTGGCCATTGTGGGCTTGTTATTTTCGGCCACATTGTTAAAAAAAGGTGTATCTCCGTTAATCATCATTACCGCGGGGTTCGTTATCTTCATCAGCTTTACCTGGCAAATGTCGCGCATGAACCTGGAGGCAGCGCCTGGTGATCTGGTTGGACCACTAATTTACCGGGCAATGGGTATTGCCTTATTAACCGTTCCGCTTACAGCTTTGGCTGTATCCGGGCTCGAACCTAAAGACATTCCACAGGGAACTGCTTTAAATAACATGATGCGGCAGTTAGGTGGGTCATTTGGCATCGCCGTAATCAATACATACGTAGCCCAACGTTTCGGATTACACCGCAATGACCTTCTATCGAATATTAATATTTTTAACGATCAAACTACCGCGCGGATAGCTAAGCTTACCAATTATTTCGGCAGCCGGGGCTTTTCATCATTTGAAGCACATAAAAAGGCCATTGCGGTTATTGATAATACTATTAACAGGCAATCATCATTGCTTAGTTACCTGGATGCTTACCTGTTTTCGGGCCTGATATTTTTACTGGCTATGCCACTGCTGTTCCTGGTTATTAACCGTAAAAAACAAACCCGGGCTGTTGTTATCATAAATGATCACTAA
- a CDS encoding response regulator has product MSKKILILDDSEDILEVMKEALEMEHYEVEVLNYTDDICKAALSANADLVILDYILFGINGGELCHMLKTNPATAHIPVVMVSAYPRVLESLGNYGSDAFIAKPFNLSDVIDTVNHCFLTAGDDVAHMA; this is encoded by the coding sequence ATGTCGAAAAAGATATTGATCCTTGATGATAGCGAGGATATTTTGGAAGTGATGAAAGAAGCTCTGGAAATGGAGCACTATGAAGTTGAGGTACTGAACTATACTGATGACATATGCAAGGCGGCTCTATCAGCAAATGCCGACCTTGTGATTTTGGATTACATTTTGTTCGGTATAAACGGTGGTGAACTTTGCCACATGCTAAAAACCAACCCGGCGACGGCGCACATCCCGGTGGTGATGGTATCGGCTTATCCGCGTGTGCTGGAATCCTTAGGCAATTATGGCTCCGACGCTTTTATTGCCAAGCCTTTCAACCTGAGCGATGTTATTGACACGGTTAACCATTGCTTTTTAACGGCCGGCGATGATGTGGCGCACATGGCCTGA